A DNA window from Hemibagrus wyckioides isolate EC202008001 linkage group LG11, SWU_Hwy_1.0, whole genome shotgun sequence contains the following coding sequences:
- the LOC131361539 gene encoding polymeric immunoglobulin receptor-like isoform X2, translating to MKILLIFTLCLISDGGASKEVTGYSGGGVLIKCKYDTENKNNQKYFCKGSWPVCSDQIKTEGKNQWVNSGRFSLYDDTKSAELWVMMRDLTIQDSGTYQCVVDKSMWKDIYTPVELKVKKGSLVSREVTAYAGGGINIKCRYEDEYKDKPKSFCKIGTNQLCLNRVTTKPDSEWTHDDRFSIHNSRSAGYFSVFIRELITEDTGSYGCGVVVSDKLEIYTVVKLNVREDLSYEKSIRKTVHVGGDLTLSCKYPKSLRSNPKFLCKRNQTAACSHKASVTGSRKNVTMGKFSLYDDRAKQTFSVIIRDVTEQDSGEYWCGAEAAWTSDHGYTVYFTRINLTVTDKHKSSSTSSSPPAASTVITVSVILLLLLIGIIILLVALQKRQKLLGSASTPGRRSVKDTGNNQGVPLDACEYEEIKDTRRLSASDAGTFTVYSTAELPTIPSDHHTVYANSDLPTSPCDSALYSTAHLPTIPSDQDIYSNVQLPTRLSAGNLLKI from the exons ATGAAgatcctcctcatcttcacccTCTGTCTGATCTCAG ATGGAGGAGCCTCCAAGGAAGTAACAGGATATTCAGGAGGAGGAGTCCTTATCAAGTGCAAGTAtgatacagaaaacaaaaataaccaaaaatatttctgtaaggGTTCATGGCCAGTCTGTTCTGACCAAATAAAGACAGAAGGTAAAAACCAGTGGGTAAATTCAGGAAGATTCTCACTGTATGATGACACCAAATCAGCAGAGTTGTGGGTGATGATGAGAGACCTCACTATACAGGACTCTGGGACGTACCAGTGTGTAGTTGATAAATCTATGTGGAAAGACATTTACACACCGGTGGAACTGAAGGTAAAGAAAG GGTCCTTGGTCTCTAGAGAAGTGACTGCATATGCAGGGGGAGGAATCAACATCAAGTGCAGATATGAGGATGAATATAAAGACAAACCAAAATCTTTCTGTAAGATCGGAACAAATCAGTTGTGTTTAAATCGAGTAACAACAAAACCAGACAGTGAATGGACACATGATGACAGATTCTCAATTCATAACAGCAGAAGTGCAGGAtacttcagtgtgtttatcagagagCTGATTACGGAGGACACTGGATCATACgggtgtggtgttgttgtgtctGATAAACTGGAGATCTACACTGTAGTGAAGCTGAATGTAAGAGAAG ATCTGTCATATGAGAAGTCCATCAGGAAGACTGTCCATGTAGGAGGAGATTTGACTCTCAGCTGTAAATACCCAAAATCCCTCAGGAGTAACCCCAAGTTTCTCTGCAAGAGGAATCAAACTGCTGCTTGTTCTCATAAAGCATCTGTTACAGGAAGTAGAAAAAATGTAACTATGGGGAAATTCTCCCTGTATGATGACAGAGCAAAACAAACCTTCAGTGTGATTATTAGAGATGTAACTGAGCAGGACTCTGGTGAATACTGGTGTGGAGCTGAAGCAGCCTGGACATCTGATCATGGATACACGGTTTATTTCACACGGATCAACCTGACAGTTACTG ataaacacaaatctTCGTCTACTTCGTCTTCTCCTCCAGCAG CTTCCACTGTGATCACTGTGTCTGTAattctgctgctgcttctgatTGGAATCATAATCCTCTTGGTGGCtctacaaaaaagacaaaagttgctag GTTCAGCTTCTACTCCTGGAAGGAGGTCTGTCAAAGACACAGGAAACAACCAAGGG GTTCCTCTTGATGCCTGTGAATATGAGGAGATTAAAGACACCAGACGACTTTCTGCCTCAGATGCTGGAACTTTCACAGTTTACTCTACTGCTGAactacccacaatcccctctgatcATCACACAGTTTATGCAAACTCAGACTTACCCACAAGCCCCTGCGATTCTGCTCTTTACTCGACTGCTCAcctacccacaatcccctctgatcAGGACATCTACTCCAATGTTCAGTTACCCACACGTCTCTCAGCTGGGAATCTGCTGAAGATCTGA
- the LOC131361539 gene encoding polymeric immunoglobulin receptor-like isoform X1, which produces MKILLIFTLCLISDGGASKEVTGYSGGGVLIKCKYDTENKNNQKYFCKGSWPVCSDQIKTEGKNQWVNSGRFSLYDDTKSAELWVMMRDLTIQDSGTYQCVVDKSMWKDIYTPVELKVKKGSLVSREVTAYAGGGINIKCRYEDEYKDKPKSFCKIGTNQLCLNRVTTKPDSEWTHDDRFSIHNSRSAGYFSVFIRELITEDTGSYGCGVVVSDKLEIYTVVKLNVREDLSYEKSIRKTVHVGGDLTLSCKYPKSLRSNPKFLCKRNQTAACSHKASVTGSRKNVTMGKFSLYDDRAKQTFSVIIRDVTEQDSGEYWCGAEAAWTSDHGYTVYFTRINLTVTDPHVPVSTSKPTQPPSSSSSSSSSPILLFTDKHKSSSTSSSPPAASTVITVSVILLLLLIGIIILLVALQKRQKLLGSASTPGRRSVKDTGNNQGVPLDACEYEEIKDTRRLSASDAGTFTVYSTAELPTIPSDHHTVYANSDLPTSPCDSALYSTAHLPTIPSDQDIYSNVQLPTRLSAGNLLKI; this is translated from the exons ATGAAgatcctcctcatcttcacccTCTGTCTGATCTCAG ATGGAGGAGCCTCCAAGGAAGTAACAGGATATTCAGGAGGAGGAGTCCTTATCAAGTGCAAGTAtgatacagaaaacaaaaataaccaaaaatatttctgtaaggGTTCATGGCCAGTCTGTTCTGACCAAATAAAGACAGAAGGTAAAAACCAGTGGGTAAATTCAGGAAGATTCTCACTGTATGATGACACCAAATCAGCAGAGTTGTGGGTGATGATGAGAGACCTCACTATACAGGACTCTGGGACGTACCAGTGTGTAGTTGATAAATCTATGTGGAAAGACATTTACACACCGGTGGAACTGAAGGTAAAGAAAG GGTCCTTGGTCTCTAGAGAAGTGACTGCATATGCAGGGGGAGGAATCAACATCAAGTGCAGATATGAGGATGAATATAAAGACAAACCAAAATCTTTCTGTAAGATCGGAACAAATCAGTTGTGTTTAAATCGAGTAACAACAAAACCAGACAGTGAATGGACACATGATGACAGATTCTCAATTCATAACAGCAGAAGTGCAGGAtacttcagtgtgtttatcagagagCTGATTACGGAGGACACTGGATCATACgggtgtggtgttgttgtgtctGATAAACTGGAGATCTACACTGTAGTGAAGCTGAATGTAAGAGAAG ATCTGTCATATGAGAAGTCCATCAGGAAGACTGTCCATGTAGGAGGAGATTTGACTCTCAGCTGTAAATACCCAAAATCCCTCAGGAGTAACCCCAAGTTTCTCTGCAAGAGGAATCAAACTGCTGCTTGTTCTCATAAAGCATCTGTTACAGGAAGTAGAAAAAATGTAACTATGGGGAAATTCTCCCTGTATGATGACAGAGCAAAACAAACCTTCAGTGTGATTATTAGAGATGTAACTGAGCAGGACTCTGGTGAATACTGGTGTGGAGCTGAAGCAGCCTGGACATCTGATCATGGATACACGGTTTATTTCACACGGATCAACCTGACAGTTACTG ATCCACATGTCCCAGTTTCAACCTCAAAGCCAACAcaacctccatcatcatcatcatcatcatcatcatccccaaTTCTCCTtttcacagataaacacaaatctTCGTCTACTTCGTCTTCTCCTCCAGCAG CTTCCACTGTGATCACTGTGTCTGTAattctgctgctgcttctgatTGGAATCATAATCCTCTTGGTGGCtctacaaaaaagacaaaagttgctag GTTCAGCTTCTACTCCTGGAAGGAGGTCTGTCAAAGACACAGGAAACAACCAAGGG GTTCCTCTTGATGCCTGTGAATATGAGGAGATTAAAGACACCAGACGACTTTCTGCCTCAGATGCTGGAACTTTCACAGTTTACTCTACTGCTGAactacccacaatcccctctgatcATCACACAGTTTATGCAAACTCAGACTTACCCACAAGCCCCTGCGATTCTGCTCTTTACTCGACTGCTCAcctacccacaatcccctctgatcAGGACATCTACTCCAATGTTCAGTTACCCACACGTCTCTCAGCTGGGAATCTGCTGAAGATCTGA
- the LOC131361538 gene encoding polymeric immunoglobulin receptor-like isoform X2 produces the protein MKILLIFTLCLISDGGTSKEVTGYSGGGVLIKCKYDTEYTDNQKYFCKGSWPGCSDQINKGVKNELVNLGRFSLYDDTKSAEFSVMIRELTIEDSGTYQCGVDKYWKDVYTPVELKVKEGSLVSREVTAYAGGGINIKCRYEDEYKDKPKSFWKVRTNQLCLNRVTTKPDSEWTRDDRFSIHNSRSAGFFSVFIRELITEDTGSYGCGVVVSDELEIYTVVKLNVREDLSYEKSIRKTVHAGGDLTLSCKYPKSHMSNPKFLCTMKLLNFAWSNKDSVKESRKNVTMGKFSLYDDRAKQTFSVIIRDVTEQDSGEYWCGAEAAWTSDHGYKVYFTRINLTVTDPHVPVSTSKPTQPPSSSSSSSSSSPILLFTDKHKSSSTSSSPPAASTVITVSVILLLLLIGIIILLVALQKRQKLLGSASTPGRRSVKDTGNNQGVPLDACEYEEIKDTRRLSASDAGTFTVYSTAELPTIPSDHHTVYANSDLPTSPCDSALLSGMHFRVPCGHFRFRDATSGFAISFPVSAILCSSALYKLASSPCSLPDGLFSQP, from the exons ATGAAgatcctcctcatcttcacccTCTGTCTGATCTCAG ATGGAGGAACCTCCAAGGAAGTAACAGGATATTCAGGAGGAGGAGTCCTTATCAAGTGCAAGTATGATACAGAATACACAGATAAccaaaaatatttctgtaaggGTTCATGGCCAGGCTGTTCTgaccaaataaataaaggggTTAAAAATGAGTTGGTAAATTTAGGAAGATTCTCACTGTATGATGACACCAAATCAGCAGAGTTCTCTGTGATGATCAGAGAGCTCACTATAGAGGACTCTGGGACGTACCAGTGTGGAGTTGATAAATATTGGAAAGACGTTTACACACCGGTGGAACTGAAAGTAAAGGAAG GGTCCTTGGTCTCTAGAGAAGTGACTGCATATGCAGGGGGAGGAATCAACATCAAGTGCAGATATGAGGATGAATATAAAGACAAACCAAAATCTTTCTGGAAGGTCAGAACAAATCAGTTGTGTTTAAATCGAGTAACAACAAAACCAGACAGTGAATGGACACGTGATGACAGATTCTCAATTCATAACAGCAGAAGTGCAGGATtcttcagtgtgtttatcagagagCTGATTACGGAGGACACTGGATCATACgggtgtggtgttgttgtgtctGATGAACTGGAGATCTACACTGTAGTGAAGCTGAATGTAAGAGAAG ATCTGTCATATGAGAAGTCCATCAGGAAGACTGTCCATGCAGGAGGAGATTTGACTCTCAGCTGTAAATACCCAAAATCCCACATGAGCAACCCCAAGTTTCTCTGCACAATGAAGCTGCTAAATTTTGCTTGGTCTAATAAAGACTCTGTTAAAGAAAGTAGAAAAAATGTAACTATGGGGAAATTCTCCCTGTATGATGACAGAGCAAAACAAACCTTCAGTGTGATTATTAGAGATGTAACTGAGCAGGACTCTGGTGAATACTGGTGTGGAGCTGAAGCAGCCTGGACATCTGATCATGGATACAAGGTTTATTTCACACGGATCAACCTGACAGTTACTG ATCCACATGTCCCAGTTTCAACCTCAAAGCCAACAcaacctccatcatcatcatcatcatcatcatcatcatccccaaTTCTCCTtttcacagataaacacaaatctTCGTCTACTTCGTCTTCTCCTCCAGCAG CTTCCACTGTGATCACTGTGTCTGTAattctgctgctgcttctgatTGGAATCATAATCCTCTTGGTGGCtctacaaaaaagacaaaagttgctag GTTCAGCTTCTACTCCTGGAAGGAGGTCTGTCAAAGACACAGGAAACAACCAAGGG GTTCCTCTTGATGCCTGTGAATATGAGGAGATTAAAGACACCAGACGACTTTCTGCCTCAGATGCTGGAACTTTCACAGTTTACTCTACTGCTGAactacccacaatcccctctgatcATCACACAGTTTATGCAAACTCAGACTTACCCACAAGCCCCTGCGATTCTGCTCTtttgtcaggcatgcatttccgggttccgtgtggccacttccggttccgggacgcaacttccggtttcgcgatctcatttccggtttccgccattttatgctcctctgccctatataagctagcgagcagtccatgctccttgccagatggtctcttcagtcagccttga
- the LOC131361538 gene encoding polymeric immunoglobulin receptor-like isoform X1 encodes MKILLIFTLCLISDGGTSKEVTGYSGGGVLIKCKYDTEYTDNQKYFCKGSWPGCSDQINKGVKNELVNLGRFSLYDDTKSAEFSVMIRELTIEDSGTYQCGVDKYWKDVYTPVELKVKEGSLVSREVTAYAGGGINIKCRYEDEYKDKPKSFWKVRTNQLCLNRVTTKPDSEWTRDDRFSIHNSRSAGFFSVFIRELITEDTGSYGCGVVVSDELEIYTVVKLNVREDLSYEKSIRKTVHAGGDLTLSCKYPKSHMSNPKFLCTMKLLNFAWSNKDSVKESRKNVTMGKFSLYDDRAKQTFSVIIRDVTEQDSGEYWCGAEAAWTSDHGYKVYFTRINLTVTDPHVPVSTSKPTQPPSSSSSSSSSSPILLFTDKHKSSSTSSSPPAGFPASTVITVSVILLLLLIGIIILLVALQKRQKLLGSASTPGRRSVKDTGNNQGVPLDACEYEEIKDTRRLSASDAGTFTVYSTAELPTIPSDHHTVYANSDLPTSPCDSALLSGMHFRVPCGHFRFRDATSGFAISFPVSAILCSSALYKLASSPCSLPDGLFSQP; translated from the exons ATGAAgatcctcctcatcttcacccTCTGTCTGATCTCAG ATGGAGGAACCTCCAAGGAAGTAACAGGATATTCAGGAGGAGGAGTCCTTATCAAGTGCAAGTATGATACAGAATACACAGATAAccaaaaatatttctgtaaggGTTCATGGCCAGGCTGTTCTgaccaaataaataaaggggTTAAAAATGAGTTGGTAAATTTAGGAAGATTCTCACTGTATGATGACACCAAATCAGCAGAGTTCTCTGTGATGATCAGAGAGCTCACTATAGAGGACTCTGGGACGTACCAGTGTGGAGTTGATAAATATTGGAAAGACGTTTACACACCGGTGGAACTGAAAGTAAAGGAAG GGTCCTTGGTCTCTAGAGAAGTGACTGCATATGCAGGGGGAGGAATCAACATCAAGTGCAGATATGAGGATGAATATAAAGACAAACCAAAATCTTTCTGGAAGGTCAGAACAAATCAGTTGTGTTTAAATCGAGTAACAACAAAACCAGACAGTGAATGGACACGTGATGACAGATTCTCAATTCATAACAGCAGAAGTGCAGGATtcttcagtgtgtttatcagagagCTGATTACGGAGGACACTGGATCATACgggtgtggtgttgttgtgtctGATGAACTGGAGATCTACACTGTAGTGAAGCTGAATGTAAGAGAAG ATCTGTCATATGAGAAGTCCATCAGGAAGACTGTCCATGCAGGAGGAGATTTGACTCTCAGCTGTAAATACCCAAAATCCCACATGAGCAACCCCAAGTTTCTCTGCACAATGAAGCTGCTAAATTTTGCTTGGTCTAATAAAGACTCTGTTAAAGAAAGTAGAAAAAATGTAACTATGGGGAAATTCTCCCTGTATGATGACAGAGCAAAACAAACCTTCAGTGTGATTATTAGAGATGTAACTGAGCAGGACTCTGGTGAATACTGGTGTGGAGCTGAAGCAGCCTGGACATCTGATCATGGATACAAGGTTTATTTCACACGGATCAACCTGACAGTTACTG ATCCACATGTCCCAGTTTCAACCTCAAAGCCAACAcaacctccatcatcatcatcatcatcatcatcatcatccccaaTTCTCCTtttcacagataaacacaaatctTCGTCTACTTCGTCTTCTCCTCCAGCA GGATTTCCAGCTTCCACTGTGATCACTGTGTCTGTAattctgctgctgcttctgatTGGAATCATAATCCTCTTGGTGGCtctacaaaaaagacaaaagttgctag GTTCAGCTTCTACTCCTGGAAGGAGGTCTGTCAAAGACACAGGAAACAACCAAGGG GTTCCTCTTGATGCCTGTGAATATGAGGAGATTAAAGACACCAGACGACTTTCTGCCTCAGATGCTGGAACTTTCACAGTTTACTCTACTGCTGAactacccacaatcccctctgatcATCACACAGTTTATGCAAACTCAGACTTACCCACAAGCCCCTGCGATTCTGCTCTtttgtcaggcatgcatttccgggttccgtgtggccacttccggttccgggacgcaacttccggtttcgcgatctcatttccggtttccgccattttatgctcctctgccctatataagctagcgagcagtccatgctccttgccagatggtctcttcagtcagccttga
- the LOC131361539 gene encoding uncharacterized protein LOC131361539 isoform X3 has product MKILLIFTLCLISDGGASKEVTGYSGGGVLIKCKYDTENKNNQKYFCKGSWPVCSDQIKTEGKNQWVNSGRFSLYDDTKSAELWVMMRDLTIQDSGTYQCVVDKSMWKDIYTPVELKVKKDLSYEKSIRKTVHVGGDLTLSCKYPKSLRSNPKFLCKRNQTAACSHKASVTGSRKNVTMGKFSLYDDRAKQTFSVIIRDVTEQDSGEYWCGAEAAWTSDHGYTVYFTRINLTVTDPHVPVSTSKPTQPPSSSSSSSSSPILLFTDKHKSSSTSSSPPAASTVITVSVILLLLLIGIIILLVALQKRQKLLGSASTPGRRSVKDTGNNQGVPLDACEYEEIKDTRRLSASDAGTFTVYSTAELPTIPSDHHTVYANSDLPTSPCDSALYSTAHLPTIPSDQDIYSNVQLPTRLSAGNLLKI; this is encoded by the exons ATGAAgatcctcctcatcttcacccTCTGTCTGATCTCAG ATGGAGGAGCCTCCAAGGAAGTAACAGGATATTCAGGAGGAGGAGTCCTTATCAAGTGCAAGTAtgatacagaaaacaaaaataaccaaaaatatttctgtaaggGTTCATGGCCAGTCTGTTCTGACCAAATAAAGACAGAAGGTAAAAACCAGTGGGTAAATTCAGGAAGATTCTCACTGTATGATGACACCAAATCAGCAGAGTTGTGGGTGATGATGAGAGACCTCACTATACAGGACTCTGGGACGTACCAGTGTGTAGTTGATAAATCTATGTGGAAAGACATTTACACACCGGTGGAACTGAAGGTAAAGAAAG ATCTGTCATATGAGAAGTCCATCAGGAAGACTGTCCATGTAGGAGGAGATTTGACTCTCAGCTGTAAATACCCAAAATCCCTCAGGAGTAACCCCAAGTTTCTCTGCAAGAGGAATCAAACTGCTGCTTGTTCTCATAAAGCATCTGTTACAGGAAGTAGAAAAAATGTAACTATGGGGAAATTCTCCCTGTATGATGACAGAGCAAAACAAACCTTCAGTGTGATTATTAGAGATGTAACTGAGCAGGACTCTGGTGAATACTGGTGTGGAGCTGAAGCAGCCTGGACATCTGATCATGGATACACGGTTTATTTCACACGGATCAACCTGACAGTTACTG ATCCACATGTCCCAGTTTCAACCTCAAAGCCAACAcaacctccatcatcatcatcatcatcatcatcatccccaaTTCTCCTtttcacagataaacacaaatctTCGTCTACTTCGTCTTCTCCTCCAGCAG CTTCCACTGTGATCACTGTGTCTGTAattctgctgctgcttctgatTGGAATCATAATCCTCTTGGTGGCtctacaaaaaagacaaaagttgctag GTTCAGCTTCTACTCCTGGAAGGAGGTCTGTCAAAGACACAGGAAACAACCAAGGG GTTCCTCTTGATGCCTGTGAATATGAGGAGATTAAAGACACCAGACGACTTTCTGCCTCAGATGCTGGAACTTTCACAGTTTACTCTACTGCTGAactacccacaatcccctctgatcATCACACAGTTTATGCAAACTCAGACTTACCCACAAGCCCCTGCGATTCTGCTCTTTACTCGACTGCTCAcctacccacaatcccctctgatcAGGACATCTACTCCAATGTTCAGTTACCCACACGTCTCTCAGCTGGGAATCTGCTGAAGATCTGA